In Rhodamnia argentea isolate NSW1041297 chromosome 5, ASM2092103v1, whole genome shotgun sequence, the DNA window gaaaaatactttcctaacAATCTTGTCAaggacggtacaatctcaactgtGGACTCACATATCATCATCGTAAATAttacataaaatactcattaattagaaaattgtgTGGTCATAAATAATTGACAGTACCGTCATATTGTCGGGCTAACTGCTCTCTTTATCATATTATATTGTATGCAATCGTCATCATATTTCGCACTAATTTGCCAAGACATATGATCATTGGCATGTCTTGCATATGATTTGATATGTCATATTGCATGTGGTTATTACATATCACGTCATCATCGTGTTTCGCATCTAATTTGTCGTGTCATTCTCACATTGTACTGACTATATTTTATATTTAGGTTGAGATTCGCATTCACATTTTGACCAATAAAATGGAGTCAGGCCACTGTATACGCGAAAGTGGCTTCATTAATCAATAACCACGTTGAATAAGTGCTCTGTCGacatttcaagttttttttttcttttaaaaaagaaacGTGCATGCTTTGcaaattgattgatgattttctTAGGACTTAACCAAAAATTGagttaaggtaccgaaagggcattttGGAAGCTAATTCATCCCACACATAACCGAATCCTCAGACCTGAGATCTCAGGTCTTCGCTTGACCAATTCCTTCAGCtggtgttcttcttcttcttcttcttttgcgcCTCAAGAAGAATGAGATCACGCGTTTCTGCTCGACGAAATCACGAGGTATAAATTTTCGTGAATCCTTCATCTTTTCCGCGCGAACGACCTGCTCTTGATTGAATAGACTTAGcctgataaaacaaaaattgatcCGTGATGCCAATGCCACTCGAGATCGCCGGAGCAAAAGAGCAACATTGGCTCACTCGTTCTTCAAACATGGGAAGAGCTTAATGAGTAGCATAACGTGGATGTGACCAAGTCGATGTGAAGTACAACCTTTCAATGTCCACAAAATCCAAATAATGTTTCTCCCAAAAGATCCcacttctctttcaattttgctttCGAGATGGGTACACGTCCCTTGGCTCCCACGCGTTTCATTTGCTTCTCAGGATTCCTGCGTTCTCATCTCTTCGTCACGCCACATCGCCTCCACCACAAGGATGTGGAAAATTCTAACTTACTTTAGTGGGAACCGAAAAATTGGACGCAAAAGTGTAAGAGtgcttaaatattaaatcacgttttcatttaataatttaggcttttagaacagttggctgtagtttcacaaaatctcacataatATCTGAGAGTAGGAGGTCaagagttcaaatcttttctggCATATGTCCATGCTTTTAGGCTTAGGCCAGAGGCAAGAATCACGGATATCGTCATCGGATTTAGATTGCCTAACATTGAGATTTCCGTGACATACGTGGCATTACCTAAATCAggccatccaaatgaaaatggatggcctgatttgagccacgtcatgtcttgaaagggagagaaaaaatgtgggcggaaatttttttggggtttaaaaaattttcaatcccaaacgtggctcaaatcaagttgtctattttcatttggatggcctgatttgagtaatgtcacgcataTCATGGAAATGTCACCTCGATGCTCTGCTTGTTTGTGCCATAAACAACTTTCATCCAATCACAaaaccaaaatacaaaaaaatttccacatgtTCTTCTCTTATGGATGCTTTGGTGACTCgttattaaacaaatttgaGTTCAGAATGGAACTTGAATATTGTGTTGCCTTTTCTCCTACACAATGTGCAAGAACGTTGTATTTACACAAGGCAAACACCCGAGCAGGCAAGAACTAAAATAAGTATGCAAAAGGGATACCAAGGCAAGAATAATGCGGActaaattacccaaaaagtccaaaaccttttgcatttgtgccgattcaatctatccggccaatttcggTCGAAAACTGCTGACATTGGGCGAGTGCCGCTggtatgaataatttttaataatattttattatttttaaaaattattgattcttcttttcgttttcctttttttttttttttttatctttctctttcttttcttatttccttcttcttcttcctccaactagTTGCCAGttcacattagtgattttcagccaaaattaaactggatgaaccgaattggcacaaatataaaaggtttaggactgaattgataaaaaaaaaatttaagattgaattgacataattataatagatttatgactttttttttttggcaatcctCTAGAATCATGCATATTTCCTGTTTCGTCTATCTTGTCCCAATCATGGGTCTCCAGTTTGCACTATTATTGCTGGATGTCATTGCTTGATTGAAGGCTGATTATTCAGCTCCGCACCGTCTACATTTGCTTTTGACCAATGTTTTTTTTACACTCCATCCGCTGACTGGACTGTGGATGTTCTGACGAGAGTATCAGTAAGAGCCGAGAGCCGATGTTTCTCGAATAAACTGATAATCAATCTCGAGGGCGCGAACGATAATCATTCTCTTTTCGAGTTCTATTTTGATTTCTTAGACAAGTTTCTGAGCAGatacaagcaaaaaaaattcaatttatagaatagaaattcatttgataacatcaCAAAATTTCTACTATTGGACGATCGGTTGCCGCCGACTGGAGCTTGGTGAACGGAGACCCGCAGACAGCGAATGGAGGTCTGGGAACGGCATACGGCAAAGGCAGACGGTGCCCGGCAAACGACAAACGATGGCTAGGGAATGACGCACGACGAATGGTGGCTGGGGACCGGAGACTTGGGACCAGCGGCCGACGAACGACGACCGGCGAACGGTGACCGAGGACAAGCGACTAGGAATCGGAGATTGGCGATCGACAGTCCGGGGCTGGCGAATGATAGTAGGGACGCGAGAGAGGCAACAAGTAGCCGGCATATGGATAATGGCGGTAAGGAAGTGAGAGAGGCAACAAGAGGATGGCAATTGGCGACGGGAGACCGGCGGGCGGGCGATCGGCAGCAAggacccgagagagagagagagagagagagagagagagagagagagagagagagagagagagagagagagagagagagagagcaattagAATAATTCTTATTTCCGTATCtgttccaaaaataggaaattagaaattttctacttcttatttctgttccaaatttatttctgaGCCAAGAATTTGtcccgaaaataaaaaaaatgaaattccgttaccaaacgaatttctgttccaaatccgttttttggaacataaaatagaaaaacaaggaaataaaACTATTGTCATGCACGCCCTTAGTACGAGCATGAAAAACAGGATTTTAAAATGAGGCGTCGACATACTATCACAAAGTAGTATTGGTGGATCTCTCAAATTAAGTCTGATGTCTCGTAAAAtgaatgaaatccatgtaaattcggcggcggcggaggcaaGAGCGCGATACTCGGCTTCCGCACCGGATTTTGCTCTCGGGAACTGCTTCTTTGCGCTCCTATTCGCACCGAGTCATGACGAAGAAATAATCAATACTCCTCAACgctacaagaaaaaaaattcgatgGTCGTAGAAAATCGTTGAACTGATTAAACCAAGCTCTTGGAGATTGAAGAAGGCTGTAAAGTGCACGTTTAAGCTTGCAAACATGGTGTAGAATGGAAGGAGCTTTCATTCTTGGAGGTTGCCCTGCATAAACAGGTTTAGAGAGAAAACCGTGGAGAAATGTATTCTTTACGTTCATATTTGCATGTGATTATTGCCATATCGTATCATTTTGCTATTATGATTTGCATTTGGTTTGTCACGTCATATATTGCATGCGATTACTGTAACACCATAACGTAGTCATGTCTTGCATCTAACTTATCGTAGGAAAATGCTTTTCCGATAGTACTGTCAaggacggtacaatctcaattgtAGATTCACATATTATCACCGTAAGTACTACATAAAATACTTATTAATTAGGAAATTATGTGGTCATAAATAATGGACAATACCATCGGACTATCAAGCTAACAGCTCCCTTTATCATAATATATTATATGTCATCGTCGCCATATTTCGCATCTGATCCGCCAAGACATATGATCATCGTCATGTCTTGCATATGATTTGATATGTCATATTGCATGTGGTTATTACATATCACGTCATCATCGTGTTTCCCATCTAATTTGTCGTGTCATTCTCACATTGTACTGACTATATTTTATATTTAGGTTGAGATTTGCATTCACATTTTGACCAATAAAATGGAGTCAGGCCACTGTATACGCGAAAGTGGCTTCATTAATCAATAACCACGTTGAATGAGTGCTCTGTCaacatttcaagttttttttttgcttttaaaaaaGAAACGTGCATGCTTTGCAAAttgattggtgattttctcAGGACATACCCAAAAATTGAGCtaaggtaccaaaagggcattttGGATGCTAATTCGCCCCACACATAACCAAATCCTCGGACTTGAGATCTCGGGTCTTCGCTTGACCGATTCCTTCACATGTTCGCATAGGCAGATGAATTTCCTATCACTATATAGGACCCCCTAAGTTTACCCGAagcgattggtggcgactctaGTATGATATGTGAATTCATGATTGTATCTTCATCCCATATATTATCTCATTTACGAATGGGGAAGGCCCACTATTAGCAGTCGACTCCCTTATACATGAGATTCGGGTGTTACAACTTTGATAAATCTTAACGCTAATATCCTAACCTAAATGATGGCTTTGGACCAATTCTAGCACGAACTTTCATttgtggaaagaaaaagaaaagcactaACTTCAATTTGAGAGTCAAAACTAtcactaaaatttttaattaacactaATTAAGATGTTATCAATTTCAATATTAAATAGCTAACGTGTCATCCAACGTGTATTGTGTGCCCGATGATATTATTCACCTGGGATTCTTGACAGGAGGCCGTTACCGTTGCGCAAAAACTCTTTTATCAAATTGTTTGAGCATGTCGACCGGTGATATCTTCATCGGTTGGTTTGCACGTGTGACTCGAGTGCTTATTCCGATTACAACATCGAGGGTAATTTTGCCTAGCTGATTATAtgttttcttaatgttcttcgTTTTCGATTTCCGAGGGGTCATTCTAAACATAACTAGTatcaataggtttagaaatggGTCTTAAGGTTTTGTATTTTCTCGTTGTTCTCTAATCAAATCCTCTTGTTCgattttatcttatcttatgtTTTTGATAAGTAACTATTAACTTCTAGGTGTCAAGGCACTTCAATTTTCTATCAGCGCAGGAACACAGGAGGGCttggagagagcgagagagaagcTCGCGCTCGTTGCAAAGTTACATAGCCAGTCGCGAATGGCGGACAAAGCtccctcctcgtcttcttccgCTGTTTCGGTAGTTCGCGCTCGACCCATTTCGATTCCTTGTCAAATGATTCGTTTTGCTGtcacctttctctctctgcctAAACCCTGAATCCCAAAGGGGACTTCTTGAGTGTCCATTTAGCATCAGATGATGATCTCAACTTCAATTTGTTCCTCTTAGGAACGCCCAACAGGAGGAGGCGAAGATGAGCTGCTGTATGGAGCCGGGTCGGGGTGGGTTGAAGCTCGAACGTGGTGTGATCACTTGGCCTCTCTGTCCTCTGATCTCCTTCACATTCCGGCCCCCGACACCCCCTGCAATAGGTCTGTCTACGATCTTGATCAAACTTCCGCGGTTGGTTGTGCAAATTATGCTGTCGCTTGCTTGCTGTGATTGATGCACTAGAATGGATTTGTTTCCCTTTTCGAATGATGGGTCCCGTTTCGCCTTTCATGGTGCTCTATGTTGTTGGCTGTTGCTGGCATTTAATTCCAAGTgcaaaaaaagaagatcaaGATCAGATTATGTATTGGTGAGGAAGATTTCAGTGAAATCGATTCTTCTGTTGGCTGGAATTAGCTCCAATTGGAACAAATTGATGAACCTTTGGCAGGAGGAAAAATGTTAGATATATGTGTAGTTTGAGCCAAACTGAAGGAGAAAGTACTGTAAATTCTCTGCGTTCAAGTACTCGCGAGAAGGAAGATTTTCTTCCTGTTTCTTTCAACTGGGGTTCAAGTTGACCTAATCAGGTGAAGTAGTAGAGAACAGGGTTTTATGTAGTGACAGACTCTTACTTTAGTCTTCTATCTAAATCTTCCAGTACCTCCTATTTCCTGTCATTGTTTTGAAAGGGTCAAGTAGACTCATCTTCAAGcttaaaaaaaacagaaaaaagaaaaaaggtagaCTCATCTTCTTTGCCCCCTTTAAATGATAATGTGTGGCTTGGCACCCATTTTCATGTTTGTTAATCTGCTAAAGATAGAAGGAGCATTTAGCATCTTAAGGGGGGACTCAAGTTGCGCTGACAGACAAGGCATACTTTAAACAGGGTACGAATCCAAAATGAGCTGTGCCGAACCCTGAGTTTCGCTCTAAAGTGCTGCATTCTATGGACTCAATCTAAAGAGTGTGATCACCTTTAAGTACTACATTTAATTTGGCTGAGAGGAAGCCCTTTTATGGGAGCCCCTTCTCCTGGGCTATATAAATTGGGATTGCTGGTCCAGCTCCAATGTGGCTCATCTGTGTCTTCAGAAGTTACTCCAAAAAAGCAAATTTCTTAAAATGTGAGGACCCACAGTCCTGCAAAACCTTCATAAAACCTCCACAGAACAGATTGGATCTTTTGAAACGGTGATCAGAGCCTGTAAAATCAATGTTCTTGGCAAGCTGTTAGCAGACGatctgctttttcctttttctttttcttgattagatacATTTcagttaggggtgagcaaaacaACTGGGATCCACccaaaccggaccggatcggaccgtACCCAACTGGCTGATTTTGGATGGTAATAGGCAGGTATCAGTTTGGTTTctggttccaaaaatttggaacctttGGAACCGGCAGGTACCAATTCGGTTCATGGTTTCAGGTGGGAAACATCCAACCATCCAACCGGACTGGATCCATTGATATAATATAAATgtatagttttttttaattgtagcTAAAACCCTCAAATTTTCAATCATGTCACACGACCCAGCCAGACGATGATCTTCATTCTCTGCAAAACCGGGAGTGGAGTCCCTTCTTGAGGTGGTCTGAGTGACATTTGGCTTGTCTGtgaaattcttttctttgttagTCATTTGTTAAAATGAATGATTCTTATTTTGGGACTGCATTTTTAATGCGAGGATCTCTGTTCCAGGATATTGCCTTAGTTTCATTGATCTTCAATTACTATGATGAAAGCTCAGGTTGATACATGCAATTATTGGCAAACACTTCTGTTTCTTTCTTGGCATTGCAGTGATGGAACTTGTTACCTTCTTTCATATGATCTTCGTTGGtgcattttttaattgatgttggtgctcgATAGGACTGATTCTATGGATCCagccgggaaccggaccggaccggaccggtggttcggTTCTTTGTTGGATCCATAGAACGAACGGGTGGTTCATGGTTTGCATTTTGCGGAACCGGTCCCTTGCGGGCGATTCTCAGTTCTAGGGTGTGAACAATTCATCTTGAAACTGATCACCCCTAATTTTAGttgctagacttggtcataaATTTTTAACCTCTTGGTTTGCAACTTCACATGTAACTTGGCAGTTGAGTCATAGTTTACCCTGCTAGAAAGAAGTAAAATTTCAATAGTTTTAACTATTATGATGTGGAAGAAACCAAGATTATTGCTGGTAGGCTCTTACATTTAAGAGAGCCAAGGTCCATTATTTTTATGAGTCAGCCTAGTATTCTTtctccatttcattttattcctCATTTCATTGGATCAGTACATTTCACGTCAACCAATGTGCAAGCTGGAGTTAGGAAGCCAACGCATGAGGTTTCCCCTAAGATTCGTTGTCATCAGTTAGTGACTGACATGAGCTCACAACCTAATACGTGTAGCTTGTATAATATCTCATTGACTTTGCTGCTATGTTCCCACAGCTCTACTAGTAGAGATTTGTGATGATCGTTTCTTTGTAacattcgattttttttgttcaccTGCGGACCATGTATTCTATGCTGTATGTAGAATTGTTGTTCTCTACTCATCCGAAAATCTCTTTGTGAAAGAGTTGTAGTCTTTTCGTAACCGAATCACAGATGATCGTTGCTGGACAGAACTAGTGCTTGATTGGGGCCTCATAATGTTATCGTCCCTTTAACCAGCAGATTAGAGTTCAGAGTGGGGCAAATTTCGCCACGCTACTTTCATTCCCGAGGTCCACTCAATCAATGAATCTGACCCTTGAATCTGCCCTTGATGATCTACCTTTTCGGTCTGTGCCTTACCCTGCTCTCATACCTGGAATGGAAATACCTGAGTCTAGCTCATAGGCTGGTCCCCAAGAGCTCTCTTACTTGCTAACTAACTAGCTCCCACTCTGCTTCCAACATCTTCACTGTCTGGAAAAGGGCTAGTCCTTCCTATGAGTTTCGGGCCAAGGTCTTGCAAGTTCGGCTAAGGAAGGTTCAGCAGCTTTAAGAAAAACTGGTTTCAAAGAGTTGGATGCAAAAGTTGTAGATTTACCCACATGCTTACCCAACCAGTAAACTACTCTTCTATCTCTCCCAggagcagaaaaagaagaagtggcACGAAGTCGGGAGCTAATCGTTGTACGGGCTTTGCCGGTAACCAAAGCGTATTGTTCCCGCAACCACTTTGATACCTTGCTTCTAGCTTTTGTAGGTTATGCAATATGAGGGCTCTTGAGACTCtgcttttctgtttttgaatgGCCCCTCTTTTCAGGGGGAGAAGCAGTAATTTGATAATATAAGAAAGATGCACTTAAATCAGCTGGTCGCTAAACTTTGATTATAATCATCCAATGCATtagattgtcattttttttttcctattagtGCACTTTGACTGAAATCTGGCTAATTTTCCAGCGAAATGCTGATGTAGCAGCTACATGGTAATGACTTGTCATCAGACATTAGTTGTGTGTCCATCATCTCATCAATCCGCTAGAAAGATTGGGCGCCAGGTTCTGATTAAACTGTAATTTTACAGGAGCAAAAGTGTATGGCACTAGGTGATTGAAATCAAAATTGGATGACCTGTTTGAAAAATTCACGAAAGTTCCGTCACTTCAGACGAATTTACCGTTAGAATTGTGTACTTGAGTTGAATTTTGTTATTCTGAAATGGAAAAATGTAATCTTTCATCTTCCTTTACTTCCGTAGGTGTCATCACCCAAGTGAGAACTGGTTATGTCTGTGTTGCAAGGAAGTGCTCTGCAGCCGATTTGTGAACAAGCATATGCTCCAGCATTATCAGCAAACAAGCGACTGCCTCGCGCTCAGCTTCAGgtattttctcttcattttgacTTTCTGTTTCTTTGTCATGCTCCTGTGACTGACTCTATTTATGTGGAATCAGTGATCTATCAGTGTGGTGTTTCTCCTGCGATTCGTATATAGATGCAC includes these proteins:
- the LOC115757442 gene encoding histone deacetylase 6, which translates into the protein MADKAPSSSSSAVSERPTGGGEDELLYGAGSGWVEARTWCDHLASLSSDLLHIPAPDTPCNRCHHPSENWLCLCCKEVLCSRFVNKHMLQHYQQTSDCLALSFSDLSVWCFSCDSYIDAQVLPQLRPVYETAYILKFGESPPIRNVELQNVAASSAGS